In Kordiimonas pumila, a single genomic region encodes these proteins:
- the pth gene encoding aminoacyl-tRNA hydrolase, with protein sequence MLLFVGLGNPGSKYENHRHNVGFMAVNEIVRRHNFSPDRSRWQALTCEGTLSGTKIVAIKPQTFMNESGRAVGEAMRFFKLTPADVVVFYDELDLAFGKVKVKVGGGAAGHNGIRSITSHIGPDFTRVRIGIGHPGDKARVHGHVLGDFAKAEMPELEKILSALASEARYLAENDYPRYMSQLALVMQPQRPSSGTLKPETVVTTSPVKKADQFKKQSDEGPLADALRALKNGDT encoded by the coding sequence ATGCTGCTATTTGTAGGGTTAGGTAATCCCGGCAGCAAATATGAAAACCACCGTCACAATGTTGGTTTTATGGCGGTGAATGAAATCGTTCGCCGCCATAATTTTTCGCCAGACCGAAGCCGCTGGCAGGCCCTAACATGCGAGGGCACACTCTCTGGCACAAAAATCGTTGCCATTAAGCCCCAAACCTTCATGAACGAAAGTGGCCGGGCTGTTGGCGAGGCTATGCGCTTTTTCAAGCTTACCCCTGCTGATGTTGTGGTTTTCTATGATGAGCTTGACTTGGCATTTGGCAAGGTGAAGGTAAAGGTTGGCGGCGGTGCTGCTGGCCATAATGGCATACGGTCTATCACCAGCCATATTGGCCCTGATTTCACCCGTGTTCGCATAGGCATTGGCCACCCGGGTGACAAAGCCCGTGTACATGGTCATGTGCTGGGGGATTTTGCAAAAGCAGAAATGCCCGAGCTGGAAAAAATACTGTCTGCTTTAGCATCAGAAGCTCGCTATCTGGCAGAAAATGACTACCCGCGCTATATGAGCCAACTGGCACTTGTAATGCAGCCACAGCGACCAAGCTCTGGCACCTTAAAACCGGAAACGGTCGTGACCACTTCCCCTGTAAAAAAGGCGGATCAGTTTAAAAAGCAATCTGATGAAGGGCCGCTTGCTGATGCACTGCGCGCTCTCAAAAACGGAGATACATAA
- a CDS encoding 50S ribosomal protein L25/general stress protein Ctc, with protein MAKVITIEAEPRDRVGKGASRATRRSGFVPAVIYGDKKEPESVKIRLNEVVRLLNRGGFMSHTFEIKVSGKKTSVLPRDLQLHPVSDVPMHIDFLRLGKGATVIMAVPVHVTGEEKSTGLKRGGVINHTRHEIELEVQADAIPEFIEVSVAKLDIGDAIKISDVTLPKGAKPTITDRDFTICAIVAPSGLKSTENAEADSDEDEEDTE; from the coding sequence ATGGCAAAAGTCATCACCATCGAAGCGGAACCACGTGATCGGGTTGGCAAGGGAGCCTCTCGCGCAACACGTCGTTCGGGCTTTGTACCTGCCGTTATATACGGCGACAAAAAAGAGCCAGAATCAGTAAAAATTCGTCTGAACGAAGTGGTTCGTCTCTTGAACCGTGGCGGTTTCATGTCTCATACATTTGAAATCAAAGTGAGCGGCAAGAAAACATCTGTTCTACCACGCGATCTGCAACTACACCCTGTTTCTGACGTACCAATGCACATCGACTTCTTGCGTCTTGGCAAAGGTGCTACAGTGATTATGGCTGTACCAGTGCATGTAACAGGCGAAGAGAAATCAACTGGCCTGAAACGCGGCGGTGTTATCAACCATACCCGTCACGAGATCGAGCTTGAAGTACAGGCAGATGCTATTCCAGAATTTATCGAAGTATCAGTTGCGAAACTTGATATCGGTGACGCCATTAAAATTTCTGACGTAACACTGCCAAAAGGCGCAAAACCAACAATCACTGACCGCGATTTCACAATCTGCGCGATTGTTGCACCGTCTGGCCTCAAGTCTACAGAAAATGCTGAAGCAGATTCTGACGAAGACGAAGAAGACACAGAATAA